The segment AAAAACTGATGCGGtacagaaggaaaacaaaagatGTAAGCTTTGTATGGTCATGTTTGGATTTCCAACAGATACATTATATTCAGGGGGCTGAAAAACAGATTTAGTGTGAAGCCGATACCAAAACAACTTCTATATGCAGTCGTCTCGCAGTAAAGTTACAGAATCATTTGTGCAAAACTTGTTAACAATTTACCATTCTGTTCCTGCAGGTCCCTTCTCCCACTGGCATCCAGCACTTCCTTCCACACGACGACAGTGTTTTCATCAACGCCTTCATCAGTGAGTTATCGGTACAATTAATTCATCGcaggctgttttttttaatagctCTGctcaatataattttttttttttaagtgagacGTCCACTCGTGAGCAATGTATCTCGTTTCATGTTTACATTCATTCCCTTGCAGATCACTGTCACAGAAGAGGCCGACACGCTGTTTCAGAAGGTGTCACTgttggtcaaaggtcatgacaGAGCCGTGTTGGACAGCTATGAGTTGTTTGCCACTACGGCCGCGAAGGAGCTTAACATCACCATCAATAAAGTGTAAGTTAAGCTGCCACATGGTACACTAGCAATGTTAGCGATATATTATCGTATATATCTCTCATTATTTAGCTGCTCTTTTTCTTCTGCCACAGTCATGAACAACCGAAGGACATGGACAGGTTCACACTCTTGAAGTCGGTTCACATCTTCAAAAATCACAGGGTCCAGTATGAAATGAGGACACACTACCGGTGCATTGAGGTGACAACCTGAACAATTTCTGTTTGCTTAATTAAATTAGTCAACATTTGGTATTTTGAGTGTCACGATGGTATGTGATGATTCTTTTGCTG is part of the Pseudoliparis swirei isolate HS2019 ecotype Mariana Trench chromosome 12, NWPU_hadal_v1, whole genome shotgun sequence genome and harbors:
- the mrps10 gene encoding probable 28S ribosomal protein S10, mitochondrial; the encoded protein is MAAPMTLRRDLFYLTRILGGISHLGPRAVGACSGHRTNNITRSLLPLASSTSFHTTTVFSSTPSSITVTEEADTLFQKVSLLVKGHDRAVLDSYELFATTAAKELNITINKVHEQPKDMDRFTLLKSVHIFKNHRVQYEMRTHYRCIELAHITGCTAQVYLEYVQRNLPEGVAMAVTKTTMEKVPDHILKPLWEDHPIDNELSQ